Proteins co-encoded in one Nonlabens agnitus genomic window:
- the speB gene encoding agmatinase → MSTSNYAGIEDQYAGLDNASIVLIPVPYDGTSTWQKGADKGPDAFLDASRNMELYDIETDTEVYQHGIYLADPVSENSSPEKMVDAVHAATKKYIKRNKFVTLFGGEHSISIGSIRAFNEMFENLSVLQIDAHADLRKTYDGSSCNHACAVYEASQNTNLVQVGIRSMDSIELGINDEEKIFYAHEMVQDDYWSEKATEALTENVFITIDLDGFDPSICPSTGTPEPGGLFWYETLDFLRGVFEEKNVVGFDIVELCPNPNEKSSDFLAAKLYYKMLSYKFKDIALEGEEGYDADKGFAKAGLKKMKNINED, encoded by the coding sequence ATGAGTACATCTAACTATGCCGGCATCGAGGATCAATATGCTGGATTGGATAACGCATCCATAGTTTTGATCCCTGTTCCCTATGATGGAACCAGTACCTGGCAAAAAGGAGCCGATAAAGGTCCAGATGCTTTTCTCGACGCGAGTCGCAACATGGAATTATATGACATTGAAACAGATACTGAAGTGTATCAACACGGTATTTATCTGGCAGATCCAGTTTCAGAGAACTCTTCTCCAGAAAAAATGGTGGATGCCGTTCATGCCGCAACCAAAAAATACATCAAGAGAAATAAGTTCGTAACGCTTTTTGGTGGCGAGCATTCCATCTCCATAGGTAGCATTCGCGCCTTTAACGAGATGTTTGAAAACTTGAGCGTACTGCAGATCGATGCTCACGCAGATCTGCGTAAAACCTATGATGGCAGCAGCTGCAACCACGCATGTGCTGTATATGAAGCCAGCCAAAATACAAATCTTGTTCAAGTAGGTATACGCAGTATGGACAGCATTGAGCTAGGCATCAATGATGAAGAAAAAATATTCTATGCGCATGAAATGGTGCAGGATGATTACTGGTCAGAAAAAGCAACTGAAGCGTTGACTGAAAACGTTTTTATCACCATCGATCTTGACGGTTTTGATCCATCCATTTGCCCGTCTACCGGTACACCAGAACCTGGAGGTTTGTTTTGGTACGAGACCCTAGACTTTTTGAGAGGCGTCTTTGAAGAAAAGAACGTCGTAGGTTTTGACATCGTAGAATTATGTCCTAATCCTAATGAGAAGTCGTCAGATTTTCTTGCGGCAAAATTGTACTACAAGATGCTGAGCTACAAATTCAAAGACATCGCACTAGAAGGTGAAGAAGGCTATGATGCAGACAAAGGTTTTGCAAAAGCCGGACTTAAGAAAATGAAAAATATCAACGAGGACTAG
- a CDS encoding type III PLP-dependent enzyme domain-containing protein, translating to MNTKYIDLIDQTYHFPTEEFDIKEKQLHFHGIDLMKLVQEYGSPLKFTYLPKISENINRAKGWFESAFAKADYQAKYRYCYCTKSSHFKYVLDEALKNDIHVETSSAFDINIVKSLRESGKITKDTFVICNGFKRDLYIENIASLIDSGQHNCIPVIDNHEELPLLQQATEKKFKVGIRIASEEEPKFEFYTSRLGIGYKNINAFYKNQIEGNDQVELKMLHFFINTGIRDTAYYWNELHKCLKVYIGLKKICPSLDSLNIGGGFPIKNSLAFDFDYEYMIEEIVSQIKIVCDDAEVPVPDLFTEFGSFTVGESGGAIYKILHQKQQNDREKWSMINSSFITTLPDSWAISKRFILLPLNRWNDEYERVLLGGLTCDSDDYYNSEQNVNAIYLPKYHKDKPTYIGFFNTGAYQETIGGYGGIQHCLIPAPKHVLIDRDENGEIVTELFRDQQTSEQMLEILGY from the coding sequence TTGAATACTAAGTACATCGATCTCATTGATCAGACCTACCACTTTCCTACGGAAGAGTTTGACATCAAAGAAAAGCAACTGCACTTCCACGGTATTGACCTCATGAAACTGGTCCAGGAATATGGCAGCCCATTGAAGTTCACGTATCTACCTAAAATTTCAGAGAACATCAACCGTGCAAAAGGATGGTTTGAATCCGCTTTCGCGAAAGCGGACTATCAAGCAAAATATCGTTACTGCTATTGCACTAAGAGTTCCCATTTTAAGTACGTGCTGGATGAGGCGCTCAAAAATGATATCCATGTCGAGACCAGTAGTGCTTTTGATATTAATATTGTAAAGAGCCTTAGAGAAAGTGGTAAGATCACCAAGGATACTTTTGTGATTTGCAACGGCTTCAAACGTGATTTGTACATAGAGAATATCGCTAGCCTGATTGATTCTGGACAGCACAATTGTATTCCTGTAATTGACAATCATGAAGAGTTGCCATTACTTCAACAAGCGACGGAAAAGAAATTCAAAGTAGGAATACGCATTGCCAGTGAGGAAGAGCCAAAATTTGAATTCTACACCAGTAGATTGGGAATAGGCTATAAAAACATCAATGCATTTTACAAAAACCAGATTGAAGGTAACGATCAAGTAGAGCTCAAAATGCTTCACTTTTTTATCAATACCGGTATACGCGACACGGCTTATTACTGGAACGAACTTCACAAGTGTTTGAAGGTTTACATAGGTCTTAAAAAAATATGTCCATCTCTGGACAGCTTGAATATAGGTGGTGGTTTCCCTATCAAAAACAGTCTAGCTTTTGATTTTGATTATGAATACATGATTGAAGAGATCGTGAGCCAGATCAAAATCGTTTGTGACGATGCAGAAGTGCCAGTTCCAGATCTTTTCACAGAATTTGGATCTTTTACCGTTGGAGAAAGCGGTGGCGCGATCTACAAGATTCTACACCAAAAGCAGCAAAACGACCGTGAGAAATGGAGCATGATCAACAGCTCTTTTATCACCACATTACCAGATTCTTGGGCGATAAGCAAACGCTTTATTTTGTTGCCTCTTAACCGCTGGAATGATGAATATGAACGCGTCCTTTTAGGAGGGTTGACTTGCGATAGTGATGACTACTACAACAGTGAGCAAAACGTCAATGCCATTTACCTACCTAAATATCACAAGGACAAACCTACTTACATAGGCTTTTTCAACACAGGTGCATACCAGGAAACCATAGGCGGTTATGGAGGTATTCAGCACTGTTTGATACCAGCGCCTAAGCATGTTTTGATCGATAGAGATGAGAATGGCGAGATCGTGACAGAGTTGTTTAGAGACCAGCAAACCTCTGAACAGATGCTTGAAATTTTGGGATACTAA
- a CDS encoding deoxyhypusine synthase family protein, which yields MSKPITDFIEKYFLHFNGAALVDAAKGYEDQLNNGSKMLVSLAGAMSTAEIGKIFAEIIRQEKVHIVSCTGANLEEDLMNLVAHSHYKRVPNYRDLTPQDEWDLLEKGLNRVTDTCIPEEEAFRRLQEHIVKIWKDAEAKGERYFPHEYMYKLLLSGVLEEYYEIPIENSWMYAAAKANLPIVVPGWEDSTMGNIFASYVLKGELKASTVKSGIEYMTYLADWYTDNSENGIGFFQIGGGIAGDFPICVVPMLYQDMERTDTPFWSYFCQISDSTTSYGSYSGAVPNEKITWGKLDIDTPKFIVESDATIVAPLIFAYLLEM from the coding sequence ATGAGTAAACCAATTACTGATTTCATAGAAAAATATTTCCTACACTTTAATGGCGCTGCGTTAGTAGATGCTGCAAAAGGATATGAGGACCAACTCAACAATGGCTCAAAAATGCTGGTATCACTAGCTGGTGCCATGAGTACTGCCGAAATAGGGAAGATTTTTGCCGAAATCATTCGCCAAGAAAAAGTACACATTGTATCCTGTACTGGTGCCAACCTTGAGGAAGATTTGATGAATCTTGTAGCGCACTCGCACTACAAACGCGTGCCTAACTATCGTGATTTGACCCCTCAAGATGAATGGGATTTATTGGAAAAAGGATTGAATCGAGTAACAGACACCTGTATTCCAGAAGAAGAAGCCTTTAGAAGACTGCAAGAACATATCGTCAAGATCTGGAAAGATGCCGAAGCCAAAGGCGAGCGCTATTTCCCACACGAGTACATGTACAAGTTGTTGTTGAGCGGCGTGCTGGAAGAATACTATGAAATCCCAATCGAAAATTCATGGATGTATGCGGCCGCCAAGGCCAATTTACCTATTGTCGTACCAGGTTGGGAAGACAGTACTATGGGAAACATTTTTGCTAGCTATGTTCTTAAAGGCGAGCTCAAGGCAAGTACGGTGAAAAGCGGTATTGAATACATGACCTATCTCGCAGACTGGTACACGGACAATAGCGAGAACGGTATAGGATTTTTCCAAATAGGTGGTGGTATCGCAGGTGACTTCCCTATTTGTGTGGTGCCTATGTTGTATCAGGACATGGAGCGCACGGACACGCCATTCTGGAGCTATTTCTGTCAAATTTCTGACTCTACGACCAGTTATGGAAGTTATTCTGGTGCCGTTCCCAATGAAAAAATCACATGGGGAAAATTGGACATCGATACTCCTAAATTTATCGTGGAGAGTGATGCCACCATCGTGGCACCATTGATCTTTGCCTATTTATTGGAAATGTAG